The proteins below are encoded in one region of Leishmania mexicana MHOM/GT/2001/U1103 complete genome, chromosome 5:
- a CDS encoding kinesin-like protein, with amino-acid sequence MYRSPLASFEVAHERYGERAPHRSRYASSTNRPRPSTFIHPVSPCLSTATGKRGASSAAATMVRASSVNGSSITGNLASKPRQSWHQPSLTIASGGCSRDAAHKRPAVCSTGTSGPPATAAAAVPAASRVTSPTSPIPSSVAAAAPREQPNRKKRVAAAPVASKSPATHTATTTTTRRGTLAPGVHQDSYTKLESPEDRMPVSDFNDTSEGADWTCVDVDLGDLRQETMQLAKASAGGDCGSMPFSPQGRTSPAPEDGIPMGPAAVAEDEDVANADMNIFVAVRVRPRTSLITVKGTPSTSTLTDTPSRSLFPASSASSYNGKQQPSCELHSSGGNWDDTLSTQASTIGGGSLLAERQPTTNSATSHSATMRGRRSASRRAILKAEKGKPGISHSADKASNEVCVTADARNGFIDCPVAANASGVASTTTTPAANVAAAGQQTRTLRFRFDYILDDSVAQADIMTCIGQRAVARVLQGYHSTVMCYGQTGSGKTYTIAGPHGGKLSRKALRWLASQPTSTEAVGCDDNNVDEEEHARVASDVGLLPRILIQLFRGLEARHGAGATAATAGDGKLQQASAVPTSWWQVTISALELYNDDMRDLLPGELPQNEGATLGTKDVSHPSVATHVHHHCNSSNTSDRHDHRKATASAVKRGRDHFPASPSPGAAPKCTRVSQRVSSRCGNSTMTRNPPRAAASTTSATSHARAGTGMGSAKTMPMKWTAPTATQAAPQLQIRLGAPASSASQSAPPTKQKTARGGSPPPPRWTSLRQPAHDAGSEAVYIEGLREHRVHDIHTAMEAVRLALRQRQTGSTKLNKSSSRSHAFFFVRVDQHKRHSRDGEKPVWTTRHSTLSLVDLAGSERVSYTGAHGLQLKEARNINLSLSALGNVMRLLRLAARSSLSKNSTTTSTSSAAALTGARACQHIPYRDSKLTRILQNSLGGNAIAFLLCNVSPDPCDAQETMSTLRFATLCRDVKSNAKLNEMTADTDDAQAAAEAKVCQLAVEASTAQNRLQQLATYTWWLEKHLSYFAAAMFQQQQRQRLSGAPTTSASMRTVTSSSCSRGGSSGGCRLVVPEETAAPKAISGTQTAGAGNGSIQRCGSLESRDVENNDGAGPGAAPEGCRRSAAPVGPTSPEWWYISPRPSSPTAPADDNKDSGGGATGAEAYWLSASARALLSPAYPISQRCMELQRKLIAAAAASTIKDSAMLSMLYPTDAAVGETEATARNRVVAGTNPLKASSTKTMASTSTRDGGIGVLVSEPTAIPVSMGVTSASKGTRAPTRHPRPSPPHHAPALEPSPSTTSVPSVPLLSLAANRKQPRRECPMNAIDATLAKERAARAATQARLAAVEQSNVLLRLRLAELHGCMRQEGGSTHVAEGHQATKAARRTVEKGDSWVPASSVATPAPLPSSAAASTSRALYPPHYSCASHDASLKVFLARCGFVAMDLMAPADAAMSPRRQA; translated from the coding sequence ATGTACCGGTCGCCGCTCGCCTCCTTCGAAGTGGCCCACGAGCGCTACGGCGAGCGTGCGCCGCACAGATCGCGGTATGCCAGCAGCACCAATAGGCCGCGTCCGTCTACCTTCATACACCCGGTGTCGCCATGCCTGTCCACAGCAACGGGCAAGCGCGGTGCgagctcggcggcggcgacgatggtGCGGGCATCGTCGGTGAACGGCAGCAGTATCACCGGCAACTTAGCATCGAAGCCGCGGCAATCGTGGCATCAGCCCAGTCTCACCATCGCCAGTGGCGGCTGCAGTAGGGACGCGGCGCACAAGCGCCCTGCTGTCTGCAGTACGGGGACCTCCGGGCCacccgccacagcagcagcagcagtaccagCAGCAAGTCGTGTGACCAGCCCAACTTCCCCTATCCCCTCCTCTgttgcggcagcggcaccgcgggAGCAGCCAAACCGGAAGAAGcgcgtcgcagcggcgcccgTCGCCTCGAAGAGCCCTGCAACGCACACGGCCACAACCACCACGACGAGGCGCGGCACCCTGGCCCCGGGAGTGCATCAAGACTCCTACACGAAGCTGGAGAGCCCGGAGGACCGGATGCCTGTGTCAGACTTTAACGACACCAGCGAGGGCGCGGACTGGACCTGTGTGGATGTCGACCTCGGTGATCTGCGGCAGGAGACCATGCAGTTGGCGAAGGCGAGCGCAGGCGGCGACTGTGGGAGTATGCCTTTCTCACCGCAAGGCAGGACGTCGCCGGCACCTGAGGACGGTATCCCCATGGGGccggcagccgtggcggaggATGAAGACGTGGCCAATGCGGACATGAACATCTTCGTagcggtgcgcgtgcgtcctCGCACCTCGTTGATAACGGTCAAGGGAACACCATCGACGTCTACTCTAACTGATACGCCatcgcgctctctctttcccgCGTCATCAGCGTCGTCGTACAACGGGAAGCAGCAACCGTCATGCGagctgcacagcagcggcggtaaCTGGGACGATACTTTGAGTACTCAGGCGAGcaccatcggcggcggctcaCTGCTTGCGGAGCGCCAGCCGACGACCAACAGCGCCACCAGCCACAGTGCCACCATGCGCGGGCGGCGGTCCGCGAGCCGGCGCGCAATCCTGAAAGCCGAGAAAGGCAAACCCGGCATCAGCCACAGCGCGGACAAAGCGTCGAACGAAGTCTGCGTGACCGCCGACGCAAGGAACGGCTTCATCGACTGCCCCGTTGCCGCGAACGCCTCGGGCGTCGCcagcacgacgacgacgccggcggcgaaCGTTGCCGCGGCTGGGCAGCAAACCCGCACCCTTCGCTTCCGTTTCGACTACATCCTCGACGACAGCGTGGCGCAGGCAGATATCATGACGTGCATCGGTCagcgcgcggtggcgcgggTGCTGCAGGGCTACCACAGCACCGTGATGTGCTACGGCCAGACCGGCAGTGGCAAGACCTACACCATTGCCGGGCCGCACGGTGGAAAGCTGTCGAGGAAGGCGTTGCGGTGGCTAGCGTCGCAGCCCACGTCAACCGAGGCGGTCGGGTGCGATGACAACAACGTCGATGAAGAGGAACATGCGCGCGTCGCATCGGATGTCGGCCTGCTACCCCGCATACTGATCCAGCTGTTTCGCGGGCTGGAGgcgcggcacggcgccggcgccacggcTGCAACAGCAGGCGACGgcaagctgcagcaggcgtcTGCGGTGCCGACGTCATGGTGGCAGGTTACAATCAGTGCGCTGGAACTATACAACGACGATATGCGCGACTTGCTGCCGGGCGAGCTTCCCCAGAACGAGGGAGCGACGCTTGGCACGAAGGACGTCTCTCACCCATCCGTCGCGACGCATGTTCACCATCACTgtaacagcagcaacaccagtGACCGCCACGACCACCGCAAGGCCACCGCGTCAGCTGTCAAGCGAGGGCGGGATCATTTCCCCGCCTCTCCATCACCGGGCGCGGCGCCAAagtgcacacgtgtgtcGCAGCGCGTCAGCTCTCGATGCGGCAACTCCACCATGACGCGGAACCCCCCAAGGGCGGCTGCGAGCACAACAAGTGCCACCTCCCATGCTAGGGCCGGCACCGGCATGGGATCCGCCAAGACGATGCCGATGAAGTGGACTGCGCCGACCGCAACccaagcagcaccgcagctgcaAATTCGTCTAGGGGCGCCCGCATCGTCGGCCTCGCAGAGCGCCCCACCAACAAAGCAGAAGACGGCAAGAGGTGggtcgccgcctcccccgcGTTGGACCTCGCTCCGCCAGCCCGCGCACGACGCCGGGAGCGAAGCTGTGTACATCGAGGGACTGCGCGAGCACCGGGTGCACGACATTCACACAGCGATGGAGGCGGTCCGGCTGGCgctgaggcagcggcagacgggCAGCACGAAGCTGAACAAGAGCAGCAGTCGCTCCCATGCCTTCTTCTTCGTACGCGTCGACCAGCATAAGCGACACTCACGCGACGGAGAGAAGCCCGTGTGGACCACCCGCCACTCCACACTGAGCCTTGTCGACCTCGCAGGGTCGGAGCGCGTCAGCTATACTGGCGCGCACGGCCTGCAGCTCAAGGAGGCACGGAACATCaacctttctctctctgcactcGGAAACGTAatgcgcctgctgcgcctggcGGCCCGCTCGTCGCTCTCCAAAAACTCGACGACCACCTCGACCAGCAGTGCGGCCGCACTGACAGGCGCCAGGGCATGCCAGCACATACCGTATCGCGACAGCAAGCTCACGCGCATCTTGCAGAACAGTCTCGGCGGCAATGCCATCGCATTCCTGCTGTGCAACGTGTCACCGGACCCGTGCGATGCGCAGGAAACGATGTCGACGTTGCGATTCGCGACGCTGTGCAGGGATGTGAAGAGCAACGCGAAGCTGAACGAGATGACAGCGGACACGGACGACGCGCAagctgcggcagaggcaaAGGTATGTCAGCTTGCCGTCGAAGCCTCGACCGCACAGAaccgcctgcagcagctcgcgaCGTACACGTGGTGGCTGGAGAAACACCTCAGCTACTTCGCGGCCGCAATgttccagcagcagcagcggcagcggctctcCGGAGCACCGACCACCAGCGCGTCCATGAGGACAGTCACCTCATCATCCTGCTCGCGTGGTGGTAGCAGCGGCGGTTGCCGTCTCGTCGTACCCGAGGAGACCGCAGCGCCGAAAGCGATCAGCGGCACACAAACCGCCGGTGCTGGGAACGGCAGCATTCAGAGGTGCGGCAGCCTCGAATCGCGCGACGTCGAAAACAACGATGGAGCCGGTCCTGGTGCAGCACCGGAGGGCTGTCgtcgcagcgcggcgccTGTTGGGCCCACGTCGCCGGAGTGGTGGTATATTTCACCTCGGCCATCGAGCCCAACAGCGCCGGCGGACGACAACaaggacagcggcggcggagcgaCGGGAGCGGAGGCATACTGGCTCAGCGCTTCGGcccgcgccctcctctcccctgcctACCCCATTTCGCAGCGCTGCATGGAGCTACAGCGCAAGCTgatcgccgctgcggctgcctccACCATCAAAGACTCCGCGATGCTGTCCATGCTCTATCCTACGGACGCAGCAGTCGGCGAGACGGAGGCCACGGCGCGTAACCGTGTTGTCGCCGGCACCAACCCGCTAAAGGCCTCCTCAACGAAGACCATGGCAAGCACAAGCACCAGGGACGGGGGCATTGGCGTGCTCGTGTCTGAACCGACTGCGATACCCGTCTCAATGGGCGTTACCTCGGCCTCAAAGGGGACGCGTGCACCAACTCGTCATCCTCGGCCATCTCCACCGCACCACGCGCCCGCTCTGGAGCCCTCGCCGAGCACCACGTCGGTTCCGTCCgtgccgcttctctccctcgccgcgAACCGAAAACAGCCGCGTCGTGAGTGCCCCATGAACGCCATCGACGCCACCCTTGCCAAGGAGCGGGCCGCGCGAGCGGCGACGCAGGCAcggctggcggcggtggagcagtCGAACGTGCTGCTACGCTTGCGCCTCGCGGAGCTGCACGGATGCATGCGgcaggagggaggcagcACACACGTCGCTGAGGGTCATCAAGCGACgaaggcggcgaggaggactgTAGAGAAGGGCGACTCTTGGGTGCCGGCATCATCGGTAGCCACACCAGCCCCGCTGCCTTCGTCCGCTGCGGCCAGCACATCGCGGGCTCTGTATCCACCGCACTACTCCTGCGCGTCTCATGATGCCTCCCTCAAAGTCTTCCTTGCGCGCTGTGGCTTCGTCGCGATGGACTTGATGGCGCCCGCTGACGCGGCGATGTCACCACGGCGTCAGGCCTAA